The sequence CTTGATCCCGGTTTCCAGCATGCTCAAGCCCGTGTCCTGCTCTTCAACCGTCGGAGCGAGTCTGTGAATGGGATAAAAGGCCTTCGCTTCAATCGGCCCGAGCATATCCACCGGTTTTCCGATTACGTTCATCACACGGCCGAGCGTTGCTCGGCCTACAGGTATAGTGATCGGCTTTCCTGTATCGTAAACCTTCATGCCGCGGATCAATCCTTCGGTCGGTTCCATCGAAACGGCACGCACTCGATTCTCACCCAGATGCTGCTCCACTTCTGCAAAGATATCGACCTGCACGTTATTCGTGCTTTCATCAAAAACGCGAACCGCGTTATAAATCAGCGGTAATTGTTCATCTTCAAATTGCACATCGATGACAGGTCCGATCACCTGCACGATCGTTCCGATGCCTTTGTATTCAAAATCGGGTGTTGCCATTTTTGACCTCTAGGATAATGCTTCGGCTCCGCCTACCACTTCGATGATTTCCTTGGTAATTGCGGCCTGGCGGATCTTATTCATTTTCAGCGTTAATGCTTCGATCATATCTTTTGCATTGTTCGTAGCTGCATCCATAGCAGCCATGCGGGCGGCATGTTCTGCGGCCGCGGACTCCAGCAATGCGCGATAGATCTGGATCTCGAGATGCAGCGGCAAGAGTCTGTCGAAAATGGTAGCCGCATCCGGTTCATAAATGTAATCCAGTGTTTGTTCCGCAGTTGCTTCGGGCAATCTTTCCAGCGGCAGCAAACGCTGCACAACGATTCGCTGCTGAAGCATCGATTTAAATTCGTTGTATATCAGATAGATTGCATCCAGATTCCCTTCCAGATAAGAATGGATCGATTTTTGCGCAATCTCTTTCGCATGGTGATACTGCGGATTCCGGAAAATATTCAGGTAATGATGTGAGATCACATACTTCCGTTTCTTGAAAAATTCGTAACCTTTCTTGCCTGCCAGATGAAGAGTGAGATTGTAATTACGTCTTTCTTCCAGGAACAGAAGCGCTGCCTTGATTAGATTCGCATTGAACGATCCGCACAATCCACGGTCGGCAGTGACCACCATCAGCTCGACGTTCTGGTCCCCTTTCACTTTCAATAACGGATGGTTTTCGGGATTCGCGCGCGTTGCAAGACTCGTCAACACCTGCAGCATCTTTGCTGCAAAAGGTCTTGCGGCCATCATTCTTTCCTGGGAGCGTCGTAAACGCGCAGCGGAAACCATTTTCATGGCCTTCGTAATTTGCTGCGTGCTCTTTACGCTTCGGATTCTTCTGCGAAGATCAATGAGTGCCGGCATAATTTTTACTTTTTGTAGGTTTCCACAAACGTGGCTTTGTAATCGCCGAGAGCCTCGTTCATCGCTTTTCTTAGCTCGTCATCGATCTGCTTTTTCTGCAGAAGCATTTTTCCAAGCTGCGGTCGCTGATTGTCTAAGAATTGGTGCAGGCCGTCTTCAAATTTTCGCGCAGCCTCTATCGGAAGATCGTCCAGATAGCCGGCCGTAGCCGCGAAGATTGTCATGATTTGTTTGTCGGTTGTTAGCGGCGCGTACTGATTCTGCTTGAGGATTTCCGTCAAACGCTGACCGCGTGCTAACTGTCTTTGTGTTGCAGCATCCAGATCAGAACCGAACTGTGCAAAAGCGGCCAGTTCGCGGTACTGAGCAAGTTCGAGTCGCAACATACCTGCAACCTGGCGCATTGCTTTGATCTGAGCAGCTCCACCAACGCGGGAAACGGAAAGACCTGCGTTGATGGCGGGGCGGATACCGGAGTAGAAAAGATCCGATTCCAGATAAATCTGACCATCAGTAATTGAAATTACGTTTGTGGGAATGTACGCAGAGACATCACCCGCTTGCGTTTCAATAATCGGCAACGCTGTGAGTGAGCCTGCGCCCTTTTCATCATTCATTTTCGCAGCTCTCTCCAACAAACGGGAATGCAAATAAAAGACATCTCCCGGGTAAGCTTCCCGTCCGGGAGGACGACGTAATACGAGAGAAAGCTCCCGGTAAGCCGCGGCGTGTTTGGAAAGATCATCATAAATTACGAGTGCATGTTTTCCTTTGTCACGGAAGTATTCACCGATCGCGCAACCGGCATACGGAGCAATGTAAAGCATCGGAGCCGGCTCGCTGGCCGGCGCGGCAACCACGACACTGTAGCGCATCGCGTCGTTATCCTGCAAGATTTTAACTACCTGTGCGATCGTTGAATTCTTTTGCCCGATCGCAACATAAATACAGATGACCTCGCTGTCCTTCTGATTCAAAATCGTGTCGAGTGCTACTGCAGTCTTTCCGGTCTGACGGTCACCGATGATTAGTTCGCGCTGACCACGTCCGATCGGAATCATCGAATCGATCGCCTTTAATCCGGTTTGCAGCGGTTGATTCACGGGCTGGCGATCAATGACTCCGGGTGCAATTCGTTCCACGGGAGAGAATTCTGTGGCAGCAATCGGACCTTTCCCATCGAGTGGTTCACCGATTGCATTCACCACACGCCCAACCATTTCCTCACCCACCGGAACCGACATGATCCGCTTGGTGCGCTTGACCTGATCTCCGCTTTTGATTTTTGCGAATTCTCCAAGCAACACTGTGCCAACGTTATCTTCTTCGAGGTTCATTGCGATGCCGACAACGTTGTGCGGAAAATCGATCAGCTCACCGTACATGACCTTTTCCAAACCATGAATGCGCGCAATGCCATCTCCCACAGACAACACAGTGCCAACTTCTTTTACATCCAGTACTGTTTGATATCCTTCGATCTCCTGCTGAATGATGGATGTAATTTCTTCCGCTCGAATGGTTGCTGCCATCTATGCCTCCTGAATCTTCGCTCTCAATTGTTCCAGCTGCGCCTGAACGCTGCCGTCATATAAAGTCGTGCCAATGCGGGTAATGACTCCGCCAATTAAAGAAGGATCCACGCGATTTTCTAACTGCACTTTCTTACCTGTAAAACCTTGAAGTTTTTCCACCAGGCGGCTCTCCTCTTCTTGCGACAGTCTCTGCGCCGTGATGACTTCGATCACCATGATTCCCTGCTTCTCCAGGAATTGCTGCTCAGCTGAAACGATCACCTGATCCAGAAGATTCAAACGGTCCCTGTGGATTAACGTTTTTAAGAAATTGAAAGTCAGCTCCAGGTATTTGGCCCTGGCGCTGAGCTCCTTCAACACTCGCTGTTTGGCTTCAGACGAAATTGCGGG is a genomic window of bacterium containing:
- the atpA gene encoding F0F1 ATP synthase subunit alpha — protein: MAATIRAEEITSIIQQEIEGYQTVLDVKEVGTVLSVGDGIARIHGLEKVMYGELIDFPHNVVGIAMNLEEDNVGTVLLGEFAKIKSGDQVKRTKRIMSVPVGEEMVGRVVNAIGEPLDGKGPIAATEFSPVERIAPGVIDRQPVNQPLQTGLKAIDSMIPIGRGQRELIIGDRQTGKTAVALDTILNQKDSEVICIYVAIGQKNSTIAQVVKILQDNDAMRYSVVVAAPASEPAPMLYIAPYAGCAIGEYFRDKGKHALVIYDDLSKHAAAYRELSLVLRRPPGREAYPGDVFYLHSRLLERAAKMNDEKGAGSLTALPIIETQAGDVSAYIPTNVISITDGQIYLESDLFYSGIRPAINAGLSVSRVGGAAQIKAMRQVAGMLRLELAQYRELAAFAQFGSDLDAATQRQLARGQRLTEILKQNQYAPLTTDKQIMTIFAATAGYLDDLPIEAARKFEDGLHQFLDNQRPQLGKMLLQKKQIDDELRKAMNEALGDYKATFVETYKK
- the atpH gene encoding ATP synthase F1 subunit delta, yielding MKRDILISTIARRYSRAMLEVSIKQRNFSTVLEELENFAGLLGSTPHLRTLFANPAISSEAKQRVLKELSARAKYLELTFNFLKTLIHRDRLNLLDQVIVSAEQQFLEKQGIMVIEVITAQRLSQEEESRLVEKLQGFTGKKVQLENRVDPSLIGGVITRIGTTLYDGSVQAQLEQLRAKIQEA
- the atpG gene encoding ATP synthase F1 subunit gamma, with protein sequence MPALIDLRRRIRSVKSTQQITKAMKMVSAARLRRSQERMMAARPFAAKMLQVLTSLATRANPENHPLLKVKGDQNVELMVVTADRGLCGSFNANLIKAALLFLEERRNYNLTLHLAGKKGYEFFKKRKYVISHHYLNIFRNPQYHHAKEIAQKSIHSYLEGNLDAIYLIYNEFKSMLQQRIVVQRLLPLERLPEATAEQTLDYIYEPDAATIFDRLLPLHLEIQIYRALLESAAAEHAARMAAMDAATNNAKDMIEALTLKMNKIRQAAITKEIIEVVGGAEALS